In a genomic window of Quercus lobata isolate SW786 chromosome 4, ValleyOak3.0 Primary Assembly, whole genome shotgun sequence:
- the LOC115983918 gene encoding probable phytol kinase 1, chloroplastic isoform X2, translated as MSLLVSTRPSLSFRSNVYLLRRPNTTTNLPLSSASLTPKPPPPLPTPRVHILHRAPYTSPCTPRATSAAAATHTILHDAGVAAAVLAGAYALVSAFDFLTQRNLIQQKTGSYIVWAVFHGFLANFQNSTTTEARYFACLVPLVNFLRLVIHGLSLASDEGLIKSVTREGKPEELLRGPLYYVLILILCALIFWRESPVGLISLAMMCGGDGIADIIGRRFGSLKIPYNQQKSWAGSISMFIFGFLISIGMLQYYSVLGYLHLDWVQTVQKVALVSLVATVVESLPTTEVVDDNISVPLVSMAVAFSMFGY; from the exons ATGAGCCTCTTAGTTTCGACCagaccctctctctctttccgaTCAAATGTCTATCTCTTACGCCGCCCTAACACCACCACCAACCTCCCTCTCTCCTCTGCTTCACTCACTCCCAAACCACCGCCTCCTCTTCCAACCCCACGTGTCCATATTCTCCATCGTGCGCCGTACACTTCTCCGTGCACCCCACGCGCCACctccgccgccgccgccacACATACCATCTTGCACGACGCCGGAGTAGCCGCCGCCGTACTCGCCGGCGCCTATGCACTCGTCTCCGCCTTCGACTTCCTCACGCAGCGAAACCTCATCcaacag AAAACTGGTTCATATATTGTCTGGGCTGTTTTTCATGGCTTCTTGGCCAATTTTCAG AATAGCACCACAACAGAGGCGCGGTACTTTGCTTGTTTAGTTCCTCTTGTGAATTTTTTGAGGCTTGTCATCCACGGCCTCTCATTGGCTTCTGATGAAGGGCTCATAAAATCTGTTACTCGAGAAGGAAAACCAGA GGAGTTGCTTAGAGGCCCTTTGTATTATGTTCTGATATTGATTTTATGTGCTCTTATCTTTTGGCGTGAGTCTCCAGTTGGATTGATCTCGTTGGCCATGATGTGTGGTGGTGATG GTATTGCCGATATCATAGGTAGAAGATTTGGGTCCTTGAAGATTCCTTATAATCAGCAGAAGAGTTGGGCGGGTAGCATATCCATGTTTATTTTTGGATTCCTGATTTCCATTGG GATGCTGCAATACTATTCAGTTCTGGGATATTTACATTTGGATTGGGTCCAAACAGTGCAAAAGGTCGCTCTAGTTTCTTTGGTGGCAACTGTGGTGGAGTCCCTTCCAACGACGGAGGTAGTAGATGACAACATATCTGTTCCTTTAGTAAGCATGGCAGTGGCATTTTCAATGTTTGGTTATTAG
- the LOC115983918 gene encoding probable phytol kinase 1, chloroplastic isoform X1 gives MSLLVSTRPSLSFRSNVYLLRRPNTTTNLPLSSASLTPKPPPPLPTPRVHILHRAPYTSPCTPRATSAAAATHTILHDAGVAAAVLAGAYALVSAFDFLTQRNLIQQSLSRKLVHILSGLFFMASWPIFSTTTEARYFACLVPLVNFLRLVIHGLSLASDEGLIKSVTREGKPEELLRGPLYYVLILILCALIFWRESPVGLISLAMMCGGDGIADIIGRRFGSLKIPYNQQKSWAGSISMFIFGFLISIGMLQYYSVLGYLHLDWVQTVQKVALVSLVATVVESLPTTEVVDDNISVPLVSMAVAFSMFGY, from the exons ATGAGCCTCTTAGTTTCGACCagaccctctctctctttccgaTCAAATGTCTATCTCTTACGCCGCCCTAACACCACCACCAACCTCCCTCTCTCCTCTGCTTCACTCACTCCCAAACCACCGCCTCCTCTTCCAACCCCACGTGTCCATATTCTCCATCGTGCGCCGTACACTTCTCCGTGCACCCCACGCGCCACctccgccgccgccgccacACATACCATCTTGCACGACGCCGGAGTAGCCGCCGCCGTACTCGCCGGCGCCTATGCACTCGTCTCCGCCTTCGACTTCCTCACGCAGCGAAACCTCATCcaacag AGTTTAAGCAGAAAACTGGTTCATATATTGTCTGGGCTGTTTTTCATGGCTTCTTGGCCAATTTTCAG CACCACAACAGAGGCGCGGTACTTTGCTTGTTTAGTTCCTCTTGTGAATTTTTTGAGGCTTGTCATCCACGGCCTCTCATTGGCTTCTGATGAAGGGCTCATAAAATCTGTTACTCGAGAAGGAAAACCAGA GGAGTTGCTTAGAGGCCCTTTGTATTATGTTCTGATATTGATTTTATGTGCTCTTATCTTTTGGCGTGAGTCTCCAGTTGGATTGATCTCGTTGGCCATGATGTGTGGTGGTGATG GTATTGCCGATATCATAGGTAGAAGATTTGGGTCCTTGAAGATTCCTTATAATCAGCAGAAGAGTTGGGCGGGTAGCATATCCATGTTTATTTTTGGATTCCTGATTTCCATTGG GATGCTGCAATACTATTCAGTTCTGGGATATTTACATTTGGATTGGGTCCAAACAGTGCAAAAGGTCGCTCTAGTTTCTTTGGTGGCAACTGTGGTGGAGTCCCTTCCAACGACGGAGGTAGTAGATGACAACATATCTGTTCCTTTAGTAAGCATGGCAGTGGCATTTTCAATGTTTGGTTATTAG
- the LOC115983918 gene encoding probable phytol kinase 1, chloroplastic isoform X3 — MSLLVSTRPSLSFRSNVYLLRRPNTTTNLPLSSASLTPKPPPPLPTPRVHILHRAPYTSPCTPRATSAAAATHTILHDAGVAAAVLAGAYALVSAFDFLTQRNLIQQNSTTTEARYFACLVPLVNFLRLVIHGLSLASDEGLIKSVTREGKPEELLRGPLYYVLILILCALIFWRESPVGLISLAMMCGGDGIADIIGRRFGSLKIPYNQQKSWAGSISMFIFGFLISIGMLQYYSVLGYLHLDWVQTVQKVALVSLVATVVESLPTTEVVDDNISVPLVSMAVAFSMFGY; from the exons ATGAGCCTCTTAGTTTCGACCagaccctctctctctttccgaTCAAATGTCTATCTCTTACGCCGCCCTAACACCACCACCAACCTCCCTCTCTCCTCTGCTTCACTCACTCCCAAACCACCGCCTCCTCTTCCAACCCCACGTGTCCATATTCTCCATCGTGCGCCGTACACTTCTCCGTGCACCCCACGCGCCACctccgccgccgccgccacACATACCATCTTGCACGACGCCGGAGTAGCCGCCGCCGTACTCGCCGGCGCCTATGCACTCGTCTCCGCCTTCGACTTCCTCACGCAGCGAAACCTCATCcaacag AATAGCACCACAACAGAGGCGCGGTACTTTGCTTGTTTAGTTCCTCTTGTGAATTTTTTGAGGCTTGTCATCCACGGCCTCTCATTGGCTTCTGATGAAGGGCTCATAAAATCTGTTACTCGAGAAGGAAAACCAGA GGAGTTGCTTAGAGGCCCTTTGTATTATGTTCTGATATTGATTTTATGTGCTCTTATCTTTTGGCGTGAGTCTCCAGTTGGATTGATCTCGTTGGCCATGATGTGTGGTGGTGATG GTATTGCCGATATCATAGGTAGAAGATTTGGGTCCTTGAAGATTCCTTATAATCAGCAGAAGAGTTGGGCGGGTAGCATATCCATGTTTATTTTTGGATTCCTGATTTCCATTGG GATGCTGCAATACTATTCAGTTCTGGGATATTTACATTTGGATTGGGTCCAAACAGTGCAAAAGGTCGCTCTAGTTTCTTTGGTGGCAACTGTGGTGGAGTCCCTTCCAACGACGGAGGTAGTAGATGACAACATATCTGTTCCTTTAGTAAGCATGGCAGTGGCATTTTCAATGTTTGGTTATTAG